One Campylobacter concisus DNA segment encodes these proteins:
- the tilS gene encoding tRNA lysidine(34) synthetase TilS, which translates to MISQNVLGRLSAGANLLAFSHGIDSTALFYILEEAGAKFDLAIVDHNARKESKFEVESAKELASKFGKNIYVKSVNLAGPNFEKNAREARYEFFSEICQKYGYENLILAHQFDDKFEWFLMQLGKGAGLKELFGMSELEKRNHFWLVRPLLNLRKKELQNYLDERGLRYFVDETNLEGKLKRSFVRLNFSEPFLDEYFSGVKKSFEFLEADRQNLLPNITKMDDEIFIIKNDSNVVRGVDMAAKELNVLLSKAQKDELSANLAKQTSVVLSGKIAVGYANEYILVTPFCKAVMPKKFKERARILRLPAINRGYLFTNSIQIENLSKFF; encoded by the coding sequence ATGATAAGCCAAAATGTGCTTGGTAGGCTAAGCGCAGGCGCAAACCTGCTAGCCTTTTCGCACGGCATCGATAGCACTGCACTTTTTTACATTTTAGAAGAAGCTGGGGCCAAATTTGATCTAGCCATAGTCGATCACAACGCCAGAAAAGAGAGCAAATTTGAAGTTGAAAGCGCCAAGGAGCTTGCCAGTAAATTTGGCAAAAATATCTACGTAAAAAGTGTAAATTTAGCTGGTCCAAATTTTGAAAAAAACGCGCGCGAAGCAAGATATGAGTTTTTTAGCGAAATTTGCCAAAAATATGGCTATGAAAATTTGATCCTAGCACATCAATTTGACGATAAATTTGAGTGGTTTTTGATGCAGCTTGGCAAGGGCGCTGGGCTAAAAGAGCTCTTTGGCATGAGCGAGCTTGAGAAAAGAAATCACTTTTGGCTGGTTAGACCGCTTTTAAATTTGCGCAAAAAAGAGCTACAAAACTATCTTGACGAGCGAGGTTTGCGCTACTTTGTCGATGAGACAAATTTAGAAGGCAAGCTTAAAAGAAGCTTTGTAAGGCTAAATTTTAGCGAGCCCTTTTTGGACGAATATTTTAGCGGCGTAAAAAAAAGCTTTGAGTTTTTGGAGGCTGATAGGCAAAACCTGCTGCCAAATATCACAAAAATGGATGATGAAATTTTCATTATAAAAAATGATAGTAACGTCGTTCGGGGCGTCGATATGGCAGCAAAAGAGCTAAATGTGCTTTTAAGCAAGGCTCAAAAAGATGAGCTAAGTGCAAATTTAGCAAAGCAAACAAGCGTGGTGCTAAGTGGCAAGATCGCCGTTGGCTACGCTAATGAATACATCTTAGTAACACCATTTTGCAAAGCCGTAATGCCAAAAAAGTTCAAAGAAAGAGCTAGAATTTTAAGGCTCCCAGCGATAAATAGAGGCTATTTATTTACAAATAGCATTCAAATAGAAAATCTTTCTAAATTTTTTTAG
- the rimO gene encoding 30S ribosomal protein S12 methylthiotransferase RimO encodes MPKLHLISLGCNKNLVDSEIMLGRLQNYDITDDISDADVIIVNTCGFIKSAKEESIQTILEMHEARKNGSLLVVTGCLMQRYKDELMKELPEVDLFTGVADYDKIDEIILKKQNLFSPQTYLQANEERVITGSNYHAYIKISEGCNQKCSFCAIPTFKGKLKSRSLENIVNEVKNLVKKGYYDFSFLSQDSSSYMRDHGVSDGLINLIDEIEKIKGVRSARILYLYPSTTSKELIERIIASPIFHNYFDMPIQHISENMLKIMKRGSGAKKIKELLNLMRNAKNSFLRTGVIVGHPGESEEDFDELCEFLEEFKFDRISAFAYSKEEDTASFEMEQIPAKIISKRLSKIEKITKKAINESLQKELGKQIYASLEGISSEGEMFYAAKKDIWDKDIDGEILINESDVKELEIGSLYLCEVSDVVDQKLVATIIKKAK; translated from the coding sequence ATGCCAAAACTTCATCTAATCTCGCTTGGTTGTAATAAAAATTTAGTTGATTCTGAGATCATGCTAGGACGCTTGCAAAACTACGATATCACGGACGATATCAGCGACGCAGACGTCATCATCGTAAATACTTGCGGATTTATCAAGTCTGCCAAAGAAGAGAGCATACAAACCATACTTGAGATGCACGAAGCTCGTAAAAATGGCTCTTTGCTAGTAGTGACTGGCTGTCTTATGCAGCGCTACAAAGATGAGCTGATGAAAGAACTGCCAGAGGTCGATCTCTTTACCGGCGTGGCTGATTATGACAAGATCGATGAGATCATCTTGAAAAAGCAAAATTTATTTAGCCCGCAGACTTATCTGCAGGCAAACGAAGAACGCGTCATAACTGGCTCAAACTACCACGCCTACATCAAAATTTCAGAGGGCTGTAACCAAAAGTGCAGCTTTTGTGCGATACCGACATTTAAAGGCAAGCTAAAATCACGCTCGCTTGAAAACATCGTAAATGAGGTCAAAAATCTAGTCAAAAAAGGCTACTACGACTTTAGCTTTTTATCACAAGACTCAAGCTCATATATGCGCGATCACGGCGTTAGCGACGGGCTAATAAATTTAATAGACGAGATAGAAAAGATAAAAGGCGTAAGAAGCGCTAGGATACTTTATCTCTACCCAAGCACGACCAGCAAGGAGCTAATAGAGCGTATCATCGCCTCGCCTATCTTTCACAACTACTTTGACATGCCAATCCAACACATCAGCGAAAATATGCTAAAGATAATGAAGCGTGGAAGTGGCGCTAAAAAGATAAAAGAGCTTTTAAATTTGATGAGAAATGCCAAAAATTCATTCTTGCGAACTGGTGTCATCGTGGGACACCCAGGCGAGAGCGAGGAGGATTTTGATGAGCTTTGCGAGTTTTTAGAAGAGTTTAAATTTGATAGAATTTCCGCCTTTGCCTACTCAAAAGAAGAGGACACAGCCTCTTTTGAAATGGAGCAAATCCCAGCTAAAATAATCTCAAAAAGGCTAAGCAAGATAGAAAAGATCACTAAAAAAGCGATAAATGAGAGCTTGCAAAAAGAGCTTGGCAAGCAAATTTACGCATCTCTTGAGGGCATTAGCAGCGAGGGCGAGATGTTTTACGCTGCCAAAAAAGATATCTGGGATAAAGATATAGACGGCGAAATTTTGATCAATGAAAGCGACGTAAAAGAGCTTGAGATCGGCTCGCTCTACCTTTGCGAGGTCAGCGACGTGGTTGATCAAAAACTAGTCGCCACCATCATCAAAAAAGCAAAATGA